The proteins below are encoded in one region of Takifugu rubripes chromosome 1, fTakRub1.2, whole genome shotgun sequence:
- the LOC101077527 gene encoding nucleoside diphosphate kinase B-like, with protein MADLDERTFIAVKPDGVQRGIVGEILKRFEMKGFKLVGMKMLQASEDLLMKHYIDLKERPFFPSLIKYMSSGPVVAMVWEGKGVVKTGRVMLGETNPAESKPGTIRGDFCIDVNRNIIHGSDSVESAKKEISLWFQEGELVSYKSCAFDWLY; from the exons ATGGCTGACTTGGATGAGCGTACCTTCATTGCCGTCAAGCCTGACGGTGTGCAGAGAGGCATCGTTGGAGAGATCCTCAAAAGATTCGAGATGAAAGGCTTCAAACTTGTGGGCATGAAGATGCTTCAG gcCAGTGAAGACCTGCTGATGAAGCACTACATTGACCTGAAGGAAAGACCATTCTTTCCTTCCCTTATCAAGTACATGAGCTCCGGTCCTGTGGTTGCTATG GTGTGGGAAGGCAAAGGTGTGGTGAAGACTGGCAGGGTTATGCTGGGTGAAACCAACCCTGCAGAGTCTAAGCCTGGAACCATCAGAGGAGACTTCTGCATTGATGTCAACAG GAACATCATCCACGGCAGTGACTCTGTGGAAAGTGCCAAAAAGGAGATCTCCCTGTGGTTTCAGGAAGGCGAGCTGGTCAGCTACAAGAGCTGTGCCTTTGACTGGCTCTACTAG